In a genomic window of Onychostoma macrolepis isolate SWU-2019 chromosome 08, ASM1243209v1, whole genome shotgun sequence:
- the si:dkeyp-117b11.1 gene encoding B-cell linker protein isoform X1: MSFFGKLKPSLLHSGPPAPPRRTDNSSGYGWPEGEFDEEDGDTYEAPPCERSPVKVQPRHVEENVYLGYPDRNPNPVIPKRQAAPPPRPAKITPIGKSMKPEPSHDPEEFYIDPNDSKPPEVIRKDKPGKKAPPKRPPMRPPPAPQQDEDVYLDPNEGQDDDDTYLEPVAEPPALRGPARMPLPPKTVGRDLPPPIMKPPVPRAKSSSVLIGDTVNKVLPPEVKRATFSGQLPTALNSKPVPPIILPKEPKPSPPPPPSLDSTALSFGAKPVAQGAGLQDKEWFAGVCERKTAEETVFRINKDGTFLVRYSSSQNDRQPFTLVVFYRQNVYNIPVRFLEDSQQYALGKEGKKTEELFSSLQEMISHHMKNPILLIDRKSQAKHSTHLSHPVRP; this comes from the exons ATAACAGTTCTGGATATGGCTGGCCAGAAGGGGAATTT GATGAGGAAGATGGTGATACATATGAAGCTCCACCATGTGAACGTTCCCCCGTTAAAGTCCAACCACGCCATGTAGAGGAGAATGTTTACCTgg GTTATCCAGATCGAAACCCAAACCCTGTTATTCCCAAAAGACAGGCAGCTCCGCCGCCACGACCGGCCAAGATCACCCCGATAGGGAAAAGCAtg AAGCCAGAGCCGTCTCACGACCCGGAGGAGTTTTACATCGACCCCAATGATAGCAAAC CTCCTGAGGTAATACGTAAAGATAAACCTGGTAAAAAAGCCCCACCTAAGAGACCCCCGATGAGACCTCCACCGGCCCCTCAGCAAGACGAAG ATGTTTACTTGGATCCAAATGAAGGGCAG GATGATGATGATACATATCTAGAACCTGTAGCAG AACCTCCTGCACTCCGAGGCCCGGCCCGTATGCCATTGCCTCCTAAAACTGTAGGACGAGACCTGCCACCACCAAT AATGAAACCTCCTGTTCCCAGAGCCAAATCT AGTTCGGTTCTGATCGGTGACACTGTGAACAAAG TTCTGCCGCCAGAAGTAAAACGTGCCACGTTTTCTGGCCAGCTGCCAACCGCACTAAACAGCAAACCAGTTCCTCCCATCATCCTCCCCAAAGAACCCAAACCCAG tcctcctcctcctccgtcTCTGGACAGCACAG CGCTTTCTTTTGGAGCAAAGCCAGTCGCTCAG GGGGCGGGGCTACAGGACAAAGAGTGGTTTGCTGGAGTTTGTGAACGTAAGACCGCGGAGGAAACTGTGTTCAGGATTAACAAG GACGGCACGTTTCTGGTCAGATACAGCAGTTCCCAGAATGACCGACAGCCCTTCACGCTGGTCGTGTTTTACCGGCAGAACGTTTACAACATCCCTGTACGCTTCTTGGAGGATTCGCAACAGTACGCGCTCGGAAAAGAGGGCAAGAAGACGGAAGAG ctCTTCAGTAGTTTGCAGGAGATGATTTCTCATCACATGAAGAACCCTATCCTCCTGATCGACCGTAAGAGTCAAGCTAAACACAGCACTCACCTCTCTCACCCCGTTCGGCCCTAA
- the si:dkeyp-117b11.1 gene encoding B-cell linker protein isoform X2 encodes MHRGTNKNNSSGYGWPEGEFDEEDGDTYEAPPCERSPVKVQPRHVEENVYLGYPDRNPNPVIPKRQAAPPPRPAKITPIGKSMKPEPSHDPEEFYIDPNDSKPPEVIRKDKPGKKAPPKRPPMRPPPAPQQDEDVYLDPNEGQDDDDTYLEPVAEPPALRGPARMPLPPKTVGRDLPPPIMKPPVPRAKSSSVLIGDTVNKVLPPEVKRATFSGQLPTALNSKPVPPIILPKEPKPSPPPPPSLDSTALSFGAKPVAQGAGLQDKEWFAGVCERKTAEETVFRINKDGTFLVRYSSSQNDRQPFTLVVFYRQNVYNIPVRFLEDSQQYALGKEGKKTEELFSSLQEMISHHMKNPILLIDRKSQAKHSTHLSHPVRP; translated from the exons ATAACAGTTCTGGATATGGCTGGCCAGAAGGGGAATTT GATGAGGAAGATGGTGATACATATGAAGCTCCACCATGTGAACGTTCCCCCGTTAAAGTCCAACCACGCCATGTAGAGGAGAATGTTTACCTgg GTTATCCAGATCGAAACCCAAACCCTGTTATTCCCAAAAGACAGGCAGCTCCGCCGCCACGACCGGCCAAGATCACCCCGATAGGGAAAAGCAtg AAGCCAGAGCCGTCTCACGACCCGGAGGAGTTTTACATCGACCCCAATGATAGCAAAC CTCCTGAGGTAATACGTAAAGATAAACCTGGTAAAAAAGCCCCACCTAAGAGACCCCCGATGAGACCTCCACCGGCCCCTCAGCAAGACGAAG ATGTTTACTTGGATCCAAATGAAGGGCAG GATGATGATGATACATATCTAGAACCTGTAGCAG AACCTCCTGCACTCCGAGGCCCGGCCCGTATGCCATTGCCTCCTAAAACTGTAGGACGAGACCTGCCACCACCAAT AATGAAACCTCCTGTTCCCAGAGCCAAATCT AGTTCGGTTCTGATCGGTGACACTGTGAACAAAG TTCTGCCGCCAGAAGTAAAACGTGCCACGTTTTCTGGCCAGCTGCCAACCGCACTAAACAGCAAACCAGTTCCTCCCATCATCCTCCCCAAAGAACCCAAACCCAG tcctcctcctcctccgtcTCTGGACAGCACAG CGCTTTCTTTTGGAGCAAAGCCAGTCGCTCAG GGGGCGGGGCTACAGGACAAAGAGTGGTTTGCTGGAGTTTGTGAACGTAAGACCGCGGAGGAAACTGTGTTCAGGATTAACAAG GACGGCACGTTTCTGGTCAGATACAGCAGTTCCCAGAATGACCGACAGCCCTTCACGCTGGTCGTGTTTTACCGGCAGAACGTTTACAACATCCCTGTACGCTTCTTGGAGGATTCGCAACAGTACGCGCTCGGAAAAGAGGGCAAGAAGACGGAAGAG ctCTTCAGTAGTTTGCAGGAGATGATTTCTCATCACATGAAGAACCCTATCCTCCTGATCGACCGTAAGAGTCAAGCTAAACACAGCACTCACCTCTCTCACCCCGTTCGGCCCTAA
- the si:dkeyp-117b11.1 gene encoding B-cell linker protein isoform X3 codes for MPYLYNSSGYGWPEGEFDEEDGDTYEAPPCERSPVKVQPRHVEENVYLGYPDRNPNPVIPKRQAAPPPRPAKITPIGKSMKPEPSHDPEEFYIDPNDSKPPEVIRKDKPGKKAPPKRPPMRPPPAPQQDEDVYLDPNEGQDDDDTYLEPVAEPPALRGPARMPLPPKTVGRDLPPPIMKPPVPRAKSSSVLIGDTVNKVLPPEVKRATFSGQLPTALNSKPVPPIILPKEPKPSPPPPPSLDSTALSFGAKPVAQGAGLQDKEWFAGVCERKTAEETVFRINKDGTFLVRYSSSQNDRQPFTLVVFYRQNVYNIPVRFLEDSQQYALGKEGKKTEELFSSLQEMISHHMKNPILLIDRKSQAKHSTHLSHPVRP; via the exons ATAACAGTTCTGGATATGGCTGGCCAGAAGGGGAATTT GATGAGGAAGATGGTGATACATATGAAGCTCCACCATGTGAACGTTCCCCCGTTAAAGTCCAACCACGCCATGTAGAGGAGAATGTTTACCTgg GTTATCCAGATCGAAACCCAAACCCTGTTATTCCCAAAAGACAGGCAGCTCCGCCGCCACGACCGGCCAAGATCACCCCGATAGGGAAAAGCAtg AAGCCAGAGCCGTCTCACGACCCGGAGGAGTTTTACATCGACCCCAATGATAGCAAAC CTCCTGAGGTAATACGTAAAGATAAACCTGGTAAAAAAGCCCCACCTAAGAGACCCCCGATGAGACCTCCACCGGCCCCTCAGCAAGACGAAG ATGTTTACTTGGATCCAAATGAAGGGCAG GATGATGATGATACATATCTAGAACCTGTAGCAG AACCTCCTGCACTCCGAGGCCCGGCCCGTATGCCATTGCCTCCTAAAACTGTAGGACGAGACCTGCCACCACCAAT AATGAAACCTCCTGTTCCCAGAGCCAAATCT AGTTCGGTTCTGATCGGTGACACTGTGAACAAAG TTCTGCCGCCAGAAGTAAAACGTGCCACGTTTTCTGGCCAGCTGCCAACCGCACTAAACAGCAAACCAGTTCCTCCCATCATCCTCCCCAAAGAACCCAAACCCAG tcctcctcctcctccgtcTCTGGACAGCACAG CGCTTTCTTTTGGAGCAAAGCCAGTCGCTCAG GGGGCGGGGCTACAGGACAAAGAGTGGTTTGCTGGAGTTTGTGAACGTAAGACCGCGGAGGAAACTGTGTTCAGGATTAACAAG GACGGCACGTTTCTGGTCAGATACAGCAGTTCCCAGAATGACCGACAGCCCTTCACGCTGGTCGTGTTTTACCGGCAGAACGTTTACAACATCCCTGTACGCTTCTTGGAGGATTCGCAACAGTACGCGCTCGGAAAAGAGGGCAAGAAGACGGAAGAG ctCTTCAGTAGTTTGCAGGAGATGATTTCTCATCACATGAAGAACCCTATCCTCCTGATCGACCGTAAGAGTCAAGCTAAACACAGCACTCACCTCTCTCACCCCGTTCGGCCCTAA